From a region of the Paenibacillus sp. R14(2021) genome:
- a CDS encoding glutathione peroxidase, with protein sequence MGIYDFEVTTISGEDTTLAAYKGKTLLIVNTASACGLTPHYKGLQHIFETYQSEGVVVLGFPCNQFGSQEQGSNEEIASFCELNYAVTFPMFAKIDVKGENAHPLFKYLLEEVPAPYRTGEIEWNFVKFLVDKEGHVVKQYSARTEPADIEPDLRSLITTGGLGAAPNTVND encoded by the coding sequence GTGGGTATTTATGATTTCGAGGTGACGACGATCAGCGGTGAAGATACCACGCTGGCAGCTTATAAAGGGAAAACGCTGTTGATAGTCAATACGGCTAGCGCCTGCGGCCTGACGCCTCATTACAAAGGGCTGCAGCATATTTTTGAAACCTATCAGAGCGAAGGCGTTGTGGTACTTGGCTTCCCTTGCAACCAGTTCGGCAGTCAAGAGCAGGGAAGCAACGAAGAAATCGCAAGCTTCTGCGAATTGAATTATGCGGTCACCTTCCCGATGTTCGCGAAAATTGATGTCAAAGGCGAGAACGCGCACCCGCTGTTCAAGTATTTGCTTGAAGAGGTTCCGGCTCCCTATCGCACCGGTGAAATCGAATGGAACTTCGTGAAATTCCTGGTCGATAAGGAAGGACATGTCGTGAAGCAATACTCGGCAAGGACCGAGCCTGCCGATATCGAACCGGATCTGCGCAGCCTCATTACAACGGGCGGTCTTGGCGCGGCTCCGAATACGGTCAACGACTAA
- a CDS encoding APC family permease, which translates to MKKQVKLQQTLTLVQVVFLGLAWMTPMIYFSIYGIAYASSSGMLTQAYLLAFIAILFTACSYGMMSVAHPTSGSAYTYVKKSVHPYLGFLVGWALLLDYLFSPIIACLTFGIYMHAQFPLIPAYAWIVGINLVITLVNIKGASFSANLSKWFVLLQMCFIALFCILLIRNLSSFSHPLAPFMQTDIPLPAILSGVSVICFSFLGFDSITTMAEETKDAKRNIPRAIGFIIIIASILYVTPSYLTQLAFPKAISFMDVDAAGLEIVKMVGGAALGSIFIIVLLFAIFTQGISSVASASRLMYVMGRERILPERYFAFVHPKLKTPVVNILIVAIVSMLALVIHLDMAIKFVNFGALTAFFFVNLSVISHYYVKERRRSASGTLLYLLLPGLGAGIIGWLFLLLSKDALLMGLLWLVFGIAFNLRNMSFAKPWSGRNKLTLSKMKSSER; encoded by the coding sequence ATGAAAAAGCAAGTAAAGCTCCAACAGACGTTGACCTTGGTTCAGGTCGTGTTTCTGGGACTCGCCTGGATGACGCCGATGATTTATTTCTCCATTTACGGAATTGCCTATGCATCCTCGTCAGGGATGCTGACACAAGCGTATCTGCTTGCCTTTATTGCGATCCTATTTACCGCCTGCAGCTATGGAATGATGTCTGTCGCCCATCCGACCTCGGGTTCTGCCTATACGTATGTAAAAAAATCTGTCCACCCCTATCTCGGCTTTCTCGTCGGCTGGGCTCTGCTGCTTGATTATTTGTTTTCCCCCATCATTGCCTGCTTAACGTTCGGCATCTACATGCACGCACAATTTCCACTTATTCCCGCTTATGCATGGATCGTCGGCATCAATCTCGTCATAACGCTCGTCAATATCAAAGGCGCTTCCTTCTCGGCAAATTTGAGCAAATGGTTTGTCCTTCTTCAAATGTGCTTCATTGCGCTCTTTTGTATACTTCTGATCCGAAATTTATCGTCGTTCAGCCATCCCTTGGCACCGTTCATGCAAACGGATATCCCGTTACCCGCGATCCTATCCGGCGTATCCGTCATCTGCTTCTCATTCCTCGGGTTCGACTCCATCACCACGATGGCGGAGGAAACCAAGGATGCGAAACGGAACATCCCTCGTGCGATCGGCTTTATTATTATAATCGCCAGCATCCTATATGTCACACCGTCTTACCTCACTCAACTTGCATTCCCGAAGGCCATCTCCTTCATGGACGTGGATGCAGCCGGACTTGAAATCGTGAAAATGGTCGGCGGCGCCGCTCTCGGCTCTATCTTCATCATCGTTCTTCTATTTGCCATCTTCACGCAGGGCATCTCCTCCGTTGCCAGCGCATCGAGGCTGATGTACGTCATGGGCCGCGAGCGCATACTGCCCGAGCGGTACTTCGCCTTCGTGCATCCGAAGCTCAAGACGCCTGTCGTCAATATTCTGATCGTTGCCATCGTCTCGATGCTGGCCCTCGTGATCCATCTGGATATGGCAATTAAATTCGTCAATTTCGGCGCATTAACTGCGTTCTTCTTCGTCAATCTCTCCGTTATCAGCCACTACTATGTAAAGGAACGCAGACGCTCGGCTTCTGGAACGCTGCTCTATCTCCTTCTTCCGGGCTTAGGCGCCGGTATTATCGGCTGGCTGTTTCTGCTGCTCAGCAAAGACGCATTGCTCATGGGCCTGCTGTGGCTCGTATTCGGCATCGCCTTCAACCTGCGCAATATGTCATTCGCCAAACCATGGTCGGGACGAAATAAACTGACGCTGTCCAAAATGAAATCCTCCGAGCGATAA